GAGCCGAACCACCGCCCCGACCGTCCCCTGGAGCTTTACCCGGAGGCCGAGATGCCGGCCCTGCCGCCGGAAGGCGCACCGGGCGAGGCGCCGGCCCCCGCCGCCCCGGCGCCGGTCGCCCCGCCGGCATCGCGCCCCGAGGCCGCCGTGCTCGACTTCCTCGACCCGGCGGCGATCCGGACCGACATTCCGCTGGACTATCCGTTCCGCCACGAGGGCCGCGAGGTCCGCAGCATCACGGTCCGGCGGCTCACCACGGC
This sequence is a window from Methylobacterium sp. SyP6R. Protein-coding genes within it:
- a CDS encoding phage tail assembly protein, with the protein product MSEPNHRPDRPLELYPEAEMPALPPEGAPGEAPAPAAPAPVAPPASRPEAAVLDFLDPAAIRTDIPLDYPFRHEGREVRSITVRRLTTAEVGAVIEAIPEGANYDLYDFVAAMSGLPAPVLRGLIDDDGAEVLAKARPFLPRAVAAIFYSPTSGSGGRSPSPPPAA